One region of Fragaria vesca subsp. vesca linkage group LG4, FraVesHawaii_1.0, whole genome shotgun sequence genomic DNA includes:
- the LOC101299079 gene encoding inositol transporter 1-like encodes MTLGSSLPGSSGYLDLHPDRKMFYFKNPYILGLTVVAGIGGLLFGYDTGVISGALLYIKDDFEVVNNSSFLQETIVSMAIVGAIIGAAAGGWINDAYGRKKATLLADVVFALGAIVMAAAPDPYVLILGRLLVGLGVGVASVTAPVYIAEASPSEIRGGLVSTNVLMITGGQFLSYLVNLGFTEVPGTWRWMLGVSGVPAIIQFFLMLCLPESPRWLFMKDDKEKAITVLSKIYEVSRLEDEIEYLSCQAEEERHKKKDVSYWQVFRSKEIRLAFLVGAGLQAFQQFTGINTVMYYSPTIVQMAGFQSNQLALLLSLIVAAMNAAGTVLGIYLIDKFGRRKLALSSLCGVIVSLVILSAAFFSQSSGSSSGIYGWIAVLGLALYIAFFAPGMGPVPWTVNSEIYPEAYRGICGGMSATVNWVSNLIVAQSFLSIAEAVGTGATFLILAVVAVIAFIFVLVLLPETKGLTFEEVERIWKKRAWGSGSNSEALLERADES; translated from the exons ATGACGTTGGGTTCGTCGTTGCCAGGGAGCTCAGGGTACTTGGATTTGCACCCAGACCGGAAAATGTTCTATTTCAAGAATCCGTACATTCTCGGTTTGACTGTCGTCGCTGGGATTGGTGGACTCCTCTTTGGCTACGACACAG GTGTTATATCGGGCGCTCTTCTGTATATCAAAGATGATTTTGAGGTTGTCAATAACAGTAGCTTCCTCCAG GAAACAATTGTAAGCATGGCCATAGTTGGTGCTATAATTGGAGCAGCTGCAGGTGGTTGGATTAATGATGCTTATGGACGTAAGAAGGCTACGCTTCTTGCTGATGTTGTTTTTGCTCTTGGGGCAATTGTCATGGCTGCTGCCCCCGATCCATATGTTCTTATTTTAGGACGACTTCTAGTTGGTCTTGGGGTTGGTGTGGCTTCTGTGACTGCTCCTGTCTATATTGCAGAAGCATCCCCTTCAGAAATTAGGGGAGGACTAGTGAGCACCAATGTACTTATGATTACTGGCGGCCAGTTTCTTTCCTACCTTGTAAATCTTGGTTTTACAGAG GTCCCAGGGACATGGCGATGGATGCTTGGAGTATCAGGTGTTCCTGCAATCATTCAGTTTTTCCTCATGCTTTGTCTGCCAGAGTCTCCGCGATGGCTTTTTATGAAG GATGATAAAGAGAAAGCCATTACTGTGCTCTCCAAAATTTATGAAGTGTCTCGCTTAGAGGATGAAATTGAATACCTTTCTTGTCAAGCAGAGGAAGAGCGCCATAAGAAGAAGGATGTTAGCTACTGGCAAGTTTTCCGATCAAAAGAAATCAGACTTGCGTTTCTTGTTGGTGCAGGACTTCAG GCATTTCAGCAATTCACTGGTATTAATACGGTCATGTACTACAGCCCAACGATTGTCCAGATGGCTGGCTTCCAGTCCAACCAGTTAGCTCTTTTACTCTCCCTAATTGTAGCTGCCATGAATGCTGCTGGGACGGTGCTTGGCATTTACCTGATTGACAAGTTTGGCCGGAGGAAGCTGGCCCTTTCGAGTTTATGCGGTGTTATTGTATCACTTGTTATCCTCTCGGCTGCATTTTTCTCTCAATCATCTGGTTCTTCAAGTGGAATCTACGGATGGATTGCAGTCTTAGGTTTGGCCCTATACATTGCTTTCTTTGCACCAGGGATGGGACCTGTGCCATGGACCGTGAACTCCGAGATATATCCTGAAGCATACAGAGGTATCTGTGGGGGCATGTCGGCTACTGTGAATTGGGTGTCAAATTTGATCGTGGCACAGAGTTTCCTGTCAATAGCCGAAGCTGTAGGAACCGGTGCAACCTTCCTGATCCTAGCGGTTGTGGCTGTTATCGCATTTATATTTGTGCTTGTGCTACTGCCGGAGACAAAAGGGTTGACATTTGAGGAAGTTGAGAGAATTTGGAAGAAGAGGGCTTGGGGCAGTGGTTCTAACTCAGAAGCTCTTCTTGAGCGGGCAGATGAGTCTTAG